The Cryptococcus gattii WM276 chromosome D, complete sequence region CTTTTCAGCTTACTGAAATATATGTTGACTCCATTCGATCAGATATGATGCGCGAAGCAGTAGATCAAGAAGGCATTTGAAATAAAATAAGAGTTGATGACAATCATACGACAGCATAAAGGCTCTTCAATGAATGACATGATCCCATCCCATAGATTTCATATAGTAAATATGTACTACAGTCCTGCCATTGCAAAAAGAGCTAAATGTACTTTGAACTCCACGCTTAAACGTAGGGCTGTCCTGTTCGCAAGATAAGTATGAAGTCTCAGTACTTTCAACCTGTCGTGCCGATTCCGAGcccatcttcctctgtCTGGACTTCATCCGGTCCTATTACGGTCCAGCGGTCTGGGACCGATGGGAAGTAGAAACGTTCCATTGCAGTACGGAAACGTAGTTTATCTGTTCGTTCAAATGTGTTAGACGGTCAGCATATCCACGAACAGCTCACTTACATTGTTTAGGAGTTACAATGGTCGGttctccctttcctccAGCCCCCAGATCTTTCACCCATGATTCCAGCTTCTTATCCCTGAAGGAAAGTCAGCATCTATACTAAAACGTTCATGCAAAGGCTCACCATGTAAAAGTCCTGATATAATCAACAATCCCCACTACCAGCTCATGCTTATCATTGTCCACTCCTACGACCAAAGAATAATCCATAACATTGAGATTTGAGAGAAAAAGGGTGTCGTTAAAGAGCGCAGTACGCAATATACGCTTCGATTGTTCGCGGAGATACAATGGATGCTTATAGACGATCTCCATCAAGTTTTCATCCAGTCTATTGTTGGATAATAAGTGACATCAGCTTGCGAATAATCGCGCGAACGCTCTACATACAGCACTTCGTTTATGCGTCCTGTTGGTTGTATTAGCCGATTACGAGTACTGCCCTTCAAATCATAAATCTACCTCATCTCTGTCAGTGACGGGTATAcggaagagaagaaatTTTTTGCTGACCTTGGCAAAGCGGCGTTCATAAAACAGATTTTCCATGACGAGCACATTCATCTTCATAGCCTTACCAGTGATCGCGTTGTTGAAGCCGATCTTGAAGAACCCGTATATCTTCGCGAGGACAGTCGGCCGCTGACCTTGGAAAGCCTTGCGAGTGTAGTCAAAGTAGGCGGGTGCAAACTTCGTGAGGGCGTCCATCTCGTAACGAGTAATCTCCTTCGCAATGAACCGGTCGTCTATAAGATATAGGCATATGGCATTAGCACACACCATGAAAGATCGTGCTAAGACCTTACCTCGACTTTTGAGGAACGCCGACCCTGATTTACCCCCAGATGCCTCAAATTGAATGCATCGTGCAAGTGACTCCACAAAGCTGTCTTCACAATTGCAGGCTTTTCGCAGTGCTGCAAATTGCTCTGCGAAAAAGATCCTGCAGAAGATGGTCGAAGCTCCAGACTCGAAATCTGCAGCACCGTCAGCCATCAATTCCCTCCGTGAGTGGTCTGAATACTGGCCATATTTCACATGTGTACCTGTTTCTTGTCTCGTTACCTCGTCGACATCCTCCAGTGAGACGGTATCCCATGCTACTGGATGATTAGTGCTCATAGCTTCTTCTGGCATGAATGTATCGAATCTGCCCTCTCCTTGTCTGCTAGTCGACCACATCTTCGAATTATCTCTGTATGTCTTCGAACTGAGGGTAAATGCGATAATGCTGGTGGGCTCTGTCTCACGTATGATGACCTTAGAATCTGCAAATATGTGTTCTGATGCTGATCTGATACTAACTTTAGCGTACGAACTTGACCATCTAATATACACTCACAATGGATATTCCAATGGCGCGAAATCGGCGGCCCGAAATGCCCATAATCCACTTAGCGACTTTAGTAGACTTGATTTTTCGTTTGCCGTACTTGTTTCGATATCAGAAGTTTGTGAGGCAGAAACCGCTCCCAAGGCTTCGTCTGCTGTTGTAGTATCGGTATGGACTTGTGGGGTCGCTGGGTGACTTGGAAGAGGGGCACTGGTCTCAAAACTAGGAAGTTCTATCTTCAGACGGTCGGTAAAGGACTTTTCCGATTTGGAGTCACTAGGGATAGAGGGGGTGGTCGCAGACGCAATAAGAGGATTCGATGTGGAAAGGTCGTCTTTCATTACGCTTGTCTCAGTCAGCGGGGAAGGAAAGGTCGCAACTGGCACAGACGAGGAACCAGCCGGCCCAGTGAGAGAGGACTTGTTTGAAAATGGCTCTGCCTTTGGGATCAGCTCGTCTGCTGAACCCAGACTATCATCGCTCCCTAgctcatcctcctcattATCAGCCTCTGATGAATCGGTGTCGAACTCATCTCTAAACGCATCCCTAAGATTGTCAAACACCTGTACCTTGGCTTTGGTTACACTGACTGGTCTCGCTCGTTTCCCCCTGACAACGGATATGCGTTTTTGACGCTCTTTTTCGGCCTCTCTCGAGAGGCGATCTAAGTGACGTGCAATAGAAATAACTCGAGAGGTGCCACCCTGAGAATGTCGACCTGAATTCTTACTCGCAATCGGTGTGCTTCTATCAGACTCCGGATATCTAGGCGATTTACATTTACCAGCAATCCGAGGcttcccttcttcaagaCTGAAGAGAGACTGAATAGGAGTCATAACCGGATGTCTCAACTTGGGCGAAGCTTTACCGGATCGGGGAGAGACCTTGTTGGTGTATGACGGGGCCCGAGAGCCCATACTGGGTCTGGCAGTGAGATAATCGTTATTCTTACTTTCGCCAGCCGGTTTATGAAGGTATGAAGATGATATACGTGATGCGTTAGTAGCGTAGCTTCGATCACCATCAGACATCAATCCAGGCCTGGAGGTATTTCGTTGACGATGAGAGAGCTGTTCAATCCTTCCACGACGCAACCTGCGACGATTTGAAGAGCTATGATCACTGTCAGAGATGCCTTGTGGTGAATACTGTCTGGGCGATTGGCGGCGAGAGCCTTCAATAGAACGTGAACGTTCCGGGGAACAAGTCAGTTCCGGTAGGGCTAGTTGAGTAGACTCGTTGAAGCGTTGAACAAGATCTGCTATGCTAATAAGTGGTACTGATGAGTGGAAGCTATTGAATCAAATGCTAGTATAGCATACCTTGGAGCCGGAGCTGAACGCCTGGGAAGGCGAGATACAAACTGAGAAGTGTCGTTCTCAATGCTTGGGTCTATCGTGGCTTTGCCGCCTCCGTTTCTGCCCGCAAGGTCCTCGTGGATTGCAGATACCGTTGAATCACTGTCATCCTCCGTCTCTTTCGAACTCAATACCTCAGATCTTGACAAAGGGTTTGACATCGGTTGCAGTATGCCCGCAGTAGGTGTTATCGAGTTGTCATCGCTATCAAGTTGCACTTTGGTGATATCTGAAGAGGCAGTTGCTGCATCCGTGTCTGGATTGGAGCTGAGACCGGTTATAGTCGTTTCCTTGCCGCTCGGTATTTGAATGCGAGCGTCATCGTCTTTGGTGTCATGTTCTTCCGAAACCACTGAAGGTGTTCCGGTTAAACCACCTCGCTCTAATGCACCGGAGGTATCTTGATTTGGCAATAAACGTTTGAGGTGGGATGCGGTCACTGACAATTATCAGATAACTTTCTTCTTTTACAACAAGGGAATAATAAGGCGACATACTCTTCCTCAAATCTTTCTCTGTGGGCATGAGAACTTTCTCAATGTCTGCGAAGTCCACGCTACTTTTGATCAGCATTTTGTCGAAGGGCAATGGGGCATTCCGCTTACTCCCACTGGACTACTTTGTCTTGCAAGGCTCTCAATACGATGTTCAGCGATAGTACATCTGTAATTGGAGTGAGCTTATATGTTCTGTTCAACAGATCGATGATCTCTTCTCGGTCGCTGGCCGCTCGAACAAGCATAGATTCAACGGTCGCGTTAAGACAAGTTACCTACGCAGAAACATCAGCAGCGCATTTAACTCGGCAGGCCCATTTACGCACTTTATCTGATTGCACATCTCCCACGTCAATCGTTCTCAGCCGCATGGTGACCGAATCGAAGAATGCAGATATCTTTGCCAATGCGCTGTCGTATTCCCTATTCTTGAGCACCGCCTTAGTCTCTGCCTTGATCTGTAGCTTGATCGACGGCCGTACAGGCTCAAAAAGGTCGATCTGCTCATTATGTATCCTAATTGCCAAGTTTCGGTGGGCGTAATATCGAATTTGATCGCGAAATGCGTCATGGGGACAACAGAAACCAGCTCGAATCTCTGGTGGATAAAAGCACTGCTCCAAGTAAGTGCCCCAAGACATTTTCCAAGTCTCTTCTCTCATGATCGTCGTGGGCGATGGAGTAGCACATCGTTGACAATAGGACCACGTGATAATTTGGTCTTCATGTCCTGGGGAAGGGCAAGGGAACTGATCTATGGCAATTTGTAGGCGACGCTGACCATGCACAAGTAAATGGTAATGGAAGAGGAGTAGACGTTCGCAATTCTTGCTAGTACAGTGGTCCGGAGCCTCGATGGCTAGATTTTCGAGAAACTGGCCGACGGTCTGATCACCGGCCTGGTAATAGTCGATATGCTGAAGAGATGGTTCCACACATGGCTTTTCAGTACCTTCACATCCGAGCGATGACAAGTAAACAATGCCTTGAAAGTTTTCAGGGCGGAGCTGCTCTGCAAATCGTCGCGTGTACCATTGCCATAATCTTACCTGTTCTTGATGGGCATGTTCTACTTGCGCCAGCGCACTTTCTTGAGATACTACTTGGGGCTTTTGAAGAATGTGATAAGGATCTCGTATTGGTGACTTGTTTGTAGATGTTGCTGGATACGACAAGGCCGGTACGGCACTCATAGCATCACTACTCGGCACTTCAGACGAGGTTCCAGCCGCTTCAGAAATCGATGTCAGGACTAATGAGGCTGTCTCTGATTCGGTACCCCCGATTGTAGGAACACGATCTTTCGGTACTTCTGGCGGTTTTGTTTCCTCCTCTAATATCTGCGCTGCCTCCGCCTCATCCCTATATACCCTCAGCTCTGACAATCTTCGATCAAGCTCAGCCATCTTCGCCAAGATAGCAGGAGGGGGAAACAGTATTGCTGCAGAGGAAGACAAAGCGACCGTCAGATAGGGCTCAAGTGACTTAGCGATCTGTTTCGTCACTTCCAAAGCATCACGCTTCTCGAGTTGTTTGTCATCGAGTTGGACAGGATTGTGATTTGGCCTAGGAGTTGCAGAAGATTCAGATATGAACTCGATATTATCAGGAGTTATGGGTTCAACGCTGGGTTTAAGTGTGGCGGTGGATTGAGTAAGTTGCGAAGGCGTGTCACAAGGACTATCATCGGAGGGTGGCTTATTGGAGTCGAGAAGGTCCAAAAGCTCACGGTATTCCGTTGGGAGCAGAGGTTTAGGCGGCGGAATGTTGTGTTCGTCGTTGTACATTATCATCTCGTTTCTCAGATGATACGCTACAAGCGCCATGAAATCTGTGATCACTTTAACTTTGCTTAAAGTTGGCAAATCTGCACCGCGCAATATGATCGTGCAGCCTTGCTCCCTGCTCGCTCCTTCAAACCTCATTAAAGTTTTTCTTCTACCCGGTATAAGCTCATGATCAAAAGATTGAATCCTGAACTCTCCACACCGACCCATTCTGGGTTCGAGGACGAGTCGATCCATCGAAGCAACGACGTCGGCTTGAGTGCATCTGGCTACTTGCTGGATAGCAGAAGCTTTGACGCTGCGAGCAAGCGCGATATTGGCTTCCAGCAGGTAGTCGAGTGCAATTCGTGAAACAGAGGACTGCGCCAACACTATGTGAGGTCGAGCGTCAATGATACGTTTCGTCAGCAGCCGTAGGTAATCTTTTTCTTGAGCAAGTATCGGATCCAATGACATGAACTGATTATCAACCCGATGGTAATCGAGAGGGAAGGTGACCACCATTATTCGCGGGTTAACAAGTCTCCGGGACATGGCTTTGTGGGCCACATTTTTGGTTATAACGATTCCGTCTACGTACTCCGAGTCACTGATCTTCCCACCTGGGACTTTCTTTATTTTGACATACGCCCGAACGTCAATATCATCCCCAGCGCGTACATTGGGCTGTAAGTTGAGTGGTACTTTGAGAATGAGATTGGTCAGAATTTGATGCCATTCATCGGCTTTAGGAAGTTCAGCACGTGCGATAGCTTGTGCAAGCATGAGCTTGAAATGTTGGAGGCTTGCACCTGCTAACATTTCGGGTTGATGACTGCGAATTACGGATCAGTTTATGGCTGACAGCACGACCTAACCACATTACCCACGCGAAAGAGTGCGACCTCGCCCTCCAGAGTCCCTCCGACTTTTCTGAATCCAACAGGGCAGTAAGAACTGCCTGAttcatcctcgtcttcaAACCAATGAGAGGATGATCTGAGTCTTCGCGACTCAGCGGTGCCCTTTCTACATCGCCGTCCGTCGACATTGTATTTGTCCTGGGAAATGGAAAACTTGTTGCATCTCCATGTGTCGCATTCAATGTGGAACTCGAGGTTTCAAACACAGGAGTAATGACGTGACCATCTCCGCCAGCTTCTCCCTGGTCGGCAGCTACTTTTTGGTCCAGTTCCACGGGTCTTCTGAAAGGCGCGACAGCTGGCGGTCTTCCCGCCCATATACGATCATCTCCACTTAGTGTCGGTGACTCGTCGACTTCATTGGAAGTGAATGCTCTCTCCGTATCGTCCCATCTCATGGGAACCGAGGCTTCATCAATGGCCATAAGTGAGTCATTTGGGTGCGAACTAAATAGCTGGCTCGCGGCAAAGGGGGATTTAGCGTACGACATCTCTGGGGACATTGCAGTGTTGAGAAATGTTCGCTCGGATATACTCGGATAACGGTGGACGGACGTAGAGAATGAGTTGATTGACCGACGATCATCgtcgtcctcgtcctccttgTATTCTTCCATGATCTTGAGGCAAAGATTGCACACTCTTACAACTCCATCTTGTCCAAAACGACGAGCGCCGATAATATTGGATGCACAACGAGAGCAAAATATCTGACCGCATATCCGGCAATGATGTTTCCTCCGCCACGCCGTGAAAACCTTTCAGGAGGCCTTATCAGCGCACGTTTCGCATGTAGATCAGAAGACTCACCGATTTGCAGTCGTAACATTCCTTGCAATGCTCGTCCGCCATCCAGTATTGCTTACTTAAGCCGTCCCCCTTCATCCTTTTAATAATTCTGCTGACGCTGTTCAGCCTCTTGACGGCCCCCATGCTCCTCACGCTTCTGATGTCATCTTGTGCTAGAGGGAATCCAGGAACGTAGCTATTTCTCTGAGTTAATTCAGCATTAGCAGCTATCATTCCGGAAatggaaagggaagaaggtgaaTCGGGTAGAGTCGCAATGGATGATCTACGAAGGCGTTTGTTTTGACTCATAGACAAAGGATTGGTGTGAGTGTGGTGAGATAGCGGGGTTGGAGCGCGCGAGGATGAAGGCATGGAGGTTTGTAGATTGGCATTACTTCGATGTGAAGCCTTGGTATTCGAAAAGGGAATTGGTCTAGCGGGAGAAGAAATAGGTTCCTTGCTCGCAGTCTGCACTGTCGTTGTCACGGGGGAGACAGTGACCTGTGCAGGAGCGACACCGGATGGACGCCATTGCGGCCCTCCAGGAGCGACAGGGCGCTTCTGCCCAGAAGTGGGAAGTTGAG contains the following coding sequences:
- a CDS encoding 1-phosphatidylinositol-3-phosphate 5-kinase, putative (Similar to TIGR gene model, INSD accession AAW43260.1); protein product: MPSSYSEPSIPPSSHLTTFPNPFQDEPEQGILPAFLSKVKQTFTSGISQSPTQNSHAISDRPPLSVEDENRSSHDRDSNPVAPSRESGQTEAQAIAEAVMRNRIQTAVPGPLPNSAAEQQQRMHGQSTGSMSAVVTTPAEALSLTQATAHPSNSSIHISHGQTLNPPLSAVNAFGSSESHSPIPPSVASSQLPTSGQKRPVAPGGPQWRPSGVAPAQVTVSPVTTTVQTASKEPISSPARPIPFSNTKASHRSNANLQTSMPSSSRAPTPLSHHTHTNPLSMSQNKRLRRSSIATLPDSPSSLSISGMIAANAELTQRNSYVPGFPLAQDDIRSVRSMGAVKRLNSVSRIIKRMKGDGLSKQYWMADEHCKECYDCKSVFTAWRRKHHCRICGQIFCSRCASNIIGARRFGQDGVVRVCNLCLKIMEEYKEDEDDDDRRSINSFSTSVHRYPSISERTFLNTAMSPEMSYAKSPFAASQLFSSHPNDSLMAIDEASVPMRWDDTERAFTSNEVDESPTLSGDDRIWAGRPPAVAPFRRPVELDQKVAADQGEAGGDGHVITPVFETSSSTLNATHGDATSFPFPRTNTMSTDGDVERAPLSREDSDHPLIGLKTRMNQAVLTALLDSEKSEGLWRARSHSFAHQPEMLAGASLQHFKLMLAQAIARAELPKADEWHQILTNLILKVPLNLQPNVRAGDDIDVRAYVKIKKVPGGKISDSEYVDGIVITKNVAHKAMSRRLVNPRIMVVTFPLDYHRVDNQFMSLDPILAQEKDYLRLLTKRIIDARPHIVLAQSSVSRIALDYLLEANIALARSVKASAIQQVARCTQADVVASMDRLVLEPRMGRCGEFRIQSFDHELIPGRRKTLMRFEGASREQGCTIILRGADLPTLSKVKVITDFMALVAYHLRNEMIMYNDEHNIPPPKPLLPTEYRELLDLLDSNKPPSDDSPCDTPSQLTQSTATLKPSVEPITPDNIEFISESSATPRPNHNPVQLDDKQLEKRDALEVTKQIAKSLEPYLTVALSSSAAILFPPPAILAKMAELDRRLSELRVYRDEAEAAQILEEETKPPEVPKDRVPTIGGTESETASLVLTSISEAAGTSSEVPSSDAMSAVPALSYPATSTNKSPIRDPYHILQKPQVVSQESALAQVEHAHQEQVRLWQWYTRRFAEQLRPENFQGIVYLSSLGCEGTEKPCVEPSLQHIDYYQAGDQTVGQFLENLAIEAPDHCTSKNCERLLLFHYHLLVHGQRRLQIAIDQFPCPSPGHEDQIITWSYCQRCATPSPTTIMREETWKMSWGTYLEQCFYPPEIRAGFCCPHDAFRDQIRYYAHRNLAIRIHNEQIDLFEPVRPSIKLQIKAETKAVLKNREYDSALAKISAFFDSVTMRLRTIDVGDVQSDKVTCLNATVESMLVRAASDREEIIDLLNRTYKLTPITDVLSLNIVLRALQDKVVQWDVDFADIEKVLMPTEKDLRKMTASHLKRLLPNQDTSGALERGGLTGTPSVVSEEHDTKDDDARIQIPSGKETTITGLSSNPDTDAATASSDITKVQLDSDDNSITPTAGILQPMSNPLSRSEVLSSKETEDDSDSTVSAIHEDLAGRNGGGKATIDPSIENDTSQFVSRLPRRSAPAPSDHSSSNRRRLRRGRIEQLSHRQRNTSRPGLMSDGDRSYATNASRISSSYLHKPAGESKNNDYLTARPSMGSRAPSYTNKVSPRSGKASPKLRHPVMTPIQSLFSLEEGKPRIAGKCKSPRYPESDRSTPIASKNSGRHSQGGTSRVISIARHLDRLSREAEKERQKRISVVRGKRARPVSVTKAKVQVFDNLRDAFRDEFDTDSSEADNEEDELGSDDSLGSADELIPKAEPFSNKSSLTGPAGSSSVPVATFPSPLTETSVMKDDLSTSNPLIASATTPSIPSDSKSEKSFTDRLKIELPSFETSAPLPSHPATPQVHTDTTTADEALGAVSASQTSDIETSTANEKSSLLKSLSGLWAFRAADFAPLEYPLSASEHIFADSKVIIRETEPTSIIAFTLSSKTYRDNSKMWSTSRQGEGRFDTFMPEEAMSTNHPVAWDTVSLEDVDEVTRQETGTHVKYDFESGASTIFCRIFFAEQFAALRKACNCEDSFVESLARCIQFEASGGKSGSAFLKSRDDRFIAKEITRYEMDALTKFAPAYFDYTRKAFQGQRPTVLAKIYGFFKIGFNNAITGKAMKMNVLVMENLFYERRFAKIYDLKGSTRNRLIQPTGRINEVLLDENLMEIVYKHPLYLREQSKRILRTALFNDTLFLSNLNVMDYSLVVGVDNDKHELVVGIVDYIRTFTWDKKLESWVKDLGAGGKGEPTIVTPKQYKLRFRTAMERFYFPSVPDRWTVIGPDEVQTEEDGLGIGTTG